The Rubrobacter tropicus nucleotide sequence TAGGAGGAGATCTGGCGCGCCGTGCCCTGCACGCTGTGGCAGAGCCCCACGCTCTTGACCTCGGGATGGGCCGTGTAGAGGGCCTCCATCAAGATGCCCATCGGGTTCGTGTAGTTCAGGAGCAGGGCCTCCGGGCAGACCTCCCTCATGTCACGGGCCAGATCCAGCAAGAACGGGATGGTTCTGAGGCCCCGGAAAATGCCGCCTATGCCCATCGAGTCGGCGATCGTCTGCTTCAGGCCGTACTTGCGGGGGATATCGAAGTCGAGGAGGGTTGCCTCGTGCATCCCGATCTGGACGGCGTTTATTACGAAGTCGGCCCCGTCCAGGGCGGCCCTGCGATCCGCGTGCTCCTCGACCTTCGCTTCGGCCCCGAGTCGGTCAGAGGTCCACCGGGCCATCATGCCCGCGGTCTCCAGGCGCTCGGGGGCTATGTCGTGGAGGGCGACCGTCGCCCCGCGAAGTTCAGGGAACGAGAAGGTGTCCGTAAGCAGGTTCTTTGTGAAGACCACGCTCCCCGCACCGATAAAAGCTATCTTCAAAACGTTTCCTCTCTTCTCCGTGTGCCCGTGCCGGTTCAGGCCGCAATCATCTCACGGGGACAACCCCGGCGGAAAGCCCGTGGCTAGCGTCGCCAGGCTCCCACCTTCCGAAACTGCGGCAGCCATCGCTCCTCCGCTCCAAGCATCTCTTCTACCATCGTCCGTATCCGGGGCAGGGTGCAGACCGCGGCGGTCAGCGGGTCCAGCATCACCGCGTGGTGTACGGCCTCCTCGTCCCCCGTCAAGGCGGCCTCGACTACGAGCTCCTGCACGTTTACGTTGGTCCGGTTGAGGGCCGCGAGTTGGGTCGGGTAGAAGTCTACCGTCGTGGGTTGTACGCCGTTCGCGTCAACGAGGCAGGGGACCTCCACGCAACACCCGTTTGGAAGGGCCGGGATCTTGCCGCGATTCGGCACGTTGCCGTTTATCTTGATCGGCCCGTCCGTCTCCATCGCCTCGATGATGTAAGACCCGTACTCGTGCGTTCGTCTCGTGGGAGTAAGCTCCTGAGCGTCCGGCGACCCTTCGAGCACGTCGAGGCAGTGGCGCAGGTATCCGCCTGTCCGGCCGAAATCGAACCAGTGGTCGCCCTCGTCTCTGAAGCGCGGCACGAGCTCTTCCTCGACCATCCGGGCGCTCTTGCGGAAGTACGGGGCGTACTCGCTGGCGTGGCCGCTCGATTCCGTGACGAAGAAACCGAAGTGCTCCATAAGCTCGACGCGCACCGGCTCCCGCCCCCTGACGTCTTCGCGCCGGATGGCGGAACGGATCTCCGGGTACAGATCCTCCCCGCCCCGCCGAAAGTCCAGGAAGAAGGCCTGGTGGTTGATCCCGGCGCAAAGGTAATTGACCTCCTCATGGGGCGCCCCGGCCCACCCGGCCAGCATCTCGCTCGTCCCCTGAACGCTGTGGCAGAGCCCGACGTGGGGCCGTCCCGTGGCCACGTCGACGGCCCAGCAGTTCGCCGCCATCGGGTTCACGTAGTTGAGGAGCAGGGCTTCAGGAGCCAGCTCATCCATCTCGTCGCACAGGTCCAGAAGCACCGGGATGGTCCTCAAAGACCGGAAGACACCCCCAGGACCCAGAGTATCTCCCACGCACTGCTCCACGCCGTAGCGCTGCGGGATCTCGATGTCGAGCGCGTAGGCGTCGAGTCCGCCCTGCTGGAACGTCGTCACGACGTAGTCAGCCCCGCGCAAGGCCTCCCGGCGGTCGGTCGTCGCCTCCACCGTGGCGCCGAGCTTCCGGCTGTCCACGATGTTCTGCACGAGGTCCCTGGACCTGCGAAGCCTCCCGGCGTCTATGTCCATGAGGGAGATCTTGCAGCCCCGCAAAGCCGGGGCGAGAAGGATGTCGCTGCACAGGTTGCGCGTGAAGACGGAGCTTCCGGCGCCGATGAGGGCTATCTTGGGCACAGGGGTACCTTCCATAATCTGGCGTCTCCGCGTTCGACCTTACATCCCTGCGAAGTTCCGCGCGACCGAAGGGCCGGCGCGCGTGGCGGGAGGTCGGCGCGAACTCCCTTCGAGTCCTTGCAACGAGGCTCTTTGGCAGGCATGCTCCTACCCTTCTATGCTTCGATTGTCGGCCATGATGGCTTCCGCCACCTCCCAAAGCCGCGGGAGAAACGCCTCGACCCGTTCGCCGCGCCGCTCGAGATCGCCAAACGAGGTTATCCCGAGGTCGGCCAGCAGGCACCGAAATCCGGGGTCGAACGCCTCCTTCGTCTCCGGTGGCGCGTCGTGGTGGAGGACTTTTTGGCACCGCGCGTAGGTGGCGACGATCCAGAACACGGCCTCCCGATGAAGGCCGTGCTCGATCAGCTCCCGGCTCCCGTCGATGGCGACCGGGCGTCCGACGTCGCTGATGTCGGCGGCGAAAAAGAAGGGCGTCTCCACAACCGTCTTTGCCGCGTCGAACGCATCGGCGAGCGAGGCGAGGTGACGCCCTGTCCGCTCCCGGCTCATTCGGGCGCAGCCCAGAAGATCCAGTAGTGACTCGTGGAAGTCCGGGCGGCCGTATTCCGCGAGGAGCTCCCGCACCGCCTCGTACCTCCGCCGCACGGTCGGGTTCTTCAGGCCGGCCGCGAGCAGCACGTTGGCCGTGTTGCCCGTTGCGAACAGCCAGGCGGTTACCCCGTCGTGGAAGGGAGCGCGCCCGTCCAGCGACCGAAGGTGCCTGAATATCTTGCCCCGGACGCCCTCGCAGCGCTTTCTTACCCACCGGCGTTGGGCGTACTCCCCGGACACTGCCCTCTGGAGCTCGGCCAACCGGCCCGACGGGTCCGAGATGATACCCGGAGTCCTGAAGCTCCCCGCCAACTCGGGAAGCCCCAGGATCGTCTCCGGCGACCGGAACTGCTCGTCCGGAAGGTAAGACACTTCTAGCAGCGCCCCCAGGTAGCGGAACTTCCCGGGCCTGGCACTCGATTCGGGGTCCTCGAGGACCACCATCACGTCCACGTCGGAGGTCGCGGGCAGCACCGCGCCCTCGGGCAGCCAGTTGGTCGAGCCGTGGAGGAAGGCGCCGCGGAAGCCCGGAAGCCCGGCGGCTTCCTCGACCACCCACCTCCGCGCCGCGTCCCTGGCATCACCGACGATCATGGGCCAGGATCTCCCCTAGTGCACCCCTGCGTCTTCCGTCCCGCAAGGCCCGCCGCCGACGCTCTCGCCGAGCTTCACCTCTTCTCCGCCCATCGTGAGGATCGGGCGGTACCACTTCGAGATCCTCTCGGAAGACCTCCCAACGTAGTGGCAGATGAAGGAGCGGCGGAAACGGTCCTCCGTCCTGTTTGGCTGCGAGCCGTGAACGAGCTGCCCGTTGAAGAAGAGCACATCCCCCGGTTCCATAACGACCGGCACGGCTTCCAGACCTTCCGGGACGGGGACGAAGTCGCGGGTGAAGGAGACGCCGGTATCGGCCTCCTCGGGGCAGAAGAGGTCGATGTCGTGGGTACCCGGGACGACTTCGAGGCAACCGTTCTCCTCGTCGGCTCGGTCGAGGGCGACCCAGGCGGCGATGCAGGTGCCGGGCTCCACCTTGAGGTAGAAGTTGTCCTGGTGGAGCGCCTGCCCCTTCGCGCCGGCGGGCTTGAAGTACATCATGCTCTGCGCCGCGAGCGGCTCCTCGCCGAAGAGCCCGGTAAGCACTTCACCGATCCGGTCGTCGAGCAGGTAACGGAGCGCCGTCTCGTTTACCCGGTGCGGGTGCATCATGCGCGGGTAGAGCTTGAGCACGTCACCGTCTGCCTCTTCGGGGCTCGCCGGCTCGAAACAGCCGGGGATCGGGCCTCCCGCGTGCATCCGCATGAAGTCGTCCAACAACCCCCGCACCTCTTCCGGCGCGAATAGACCCCTCGACACGAGGTAGCCGTTCTCGTGGAAGCTCCGGGCCTGCTCCGGCTCTGAACGCTGCCTGGTCTCCATGAATCCCTCTCTCCCGCCTTCGTTGCCCGAAATGCTAGCGTCGGAGCCTCCGGGGTTGAATAGTCCCAACGGCTGCAAAGATGTACTATCCTGCTATGAATTCCGACACGGAGCCGGCCCCTGGTCCCTATCCCCCGCCCGGAGTGCTGGTCGCCGGGCACTTCCGGGAGGAGTTTGGCTACAGGGTGCGCCGCCCCGGCGGTTCGGGCAACTGGCTGCTGACTTACACGCTCGGCGGGCGGGGTCTCTTCCGCCAGCCGGGGGCGAGCCTCTCCGCCGGTCCGGGGGACGTGGTCCTGCTGGAGCCCGGCGCCGCGCAGGACTACTCGGTGCCGGAGGGCAATCACTGGGAGTTCGTGTGGGCCCACTTCCAGCCTCGGATGGGGTGGTCGGAGTGGCTGCGGTTACCGGCGGCCGGGGAGGGCCTGTACCTCTCGCGGCTGGAGGACCCGCGGTCCCGCGGGCGCGTGAGGGGCGCGTTCTTCGGGCTGCTCGCCGACGCCCTCCCGGGACGCGGGCTGCAGGAAGAGCTGGCGCTCAACGGTCTCGAAGAGGTGTTGCTCGTCGCCGTGCGGGAGGCGGATAGCGCCGGAGAGCGCGGGATGGACGGGCGCGTGCGGCGGGTCCTGGCCTTGATCTCCGCGGACCCGGCCTCGCGCCACGACGTCCCCTCCCTCGCGCGGGCGGTCGCGCTCTCCCCCTCGCGCCTCGCGCACCTCTTCAAAGAGGAGACAGGCGGCTCGGTGATGGGCACCGTGCTTGCACTCAGGCTGCGTCAGGCGGCGCGGCTGCTCGAGCACACGGCCGGGAGCGTCAAAGACGTCTCGGAGCAGACCGGCTTCGAGTCCCCCTACTACTTTAGCCGCCGGTTCAGGCAGCACTACGGGGTGAGCCCGCGCCAGTACAGGCAGCAGAGGGTGTAGGTTTCGGGCATCAGGTTCTTCTGATATCTGTAGACCGGTGCGTAAGGCCCCTCGATTCGCTGACGACCGAGCTTCCTACGCAGGTGGCTCGGGGTTACCGGGGGCTGCGCCGAGCTTCAGGGTCTTCTTCTCGTTTTGCCACCTGACCGTGATCTCCAGGGGGATGGACGAGTCTGCTTCTATTCGGGGCTCTTCGGCGGTAGAGGTTCTGGGGGCGCAGGAGAGGTTCAGGGAGGCTTGGGGGCCGAACGGGTAGCGCCGGACGCCGTGCCTTTCGAGGAGCCTGACGTCCCAGATCAGGCGGGAGTTCGGAACGTCGGCCCGCAGCCCGAAGACGTACTCGAGGAGGCCCGCGACGGGCGCGAGGCCGCTCCAGCCGACGAAGTCGGGCCTCGCGGGTTCGCCCGGCGCCGCGTCCTCGGGCGCGTAGTTCTCCCAGACGGTGCCGGTCTCACCGAAGACGCGGACCACGTTGTCCAGGTGGTTGCTGGCTATGTCGTGGGTGAGGGCGTGGCAGCCCACACGTTCGAGGCCACGTAAAACCATGTAGTTCGTCGGCGGCCACACGCCGCCGAGCCAGTATCCGCCGTCGGGACGGTACTCTGGGTGATCCGCAGAGATGGAGGGTACCCGGTGCGCGCGACGGAACTCGTCCTTCCTCTCCAGGTGGGCGACGAACCGTTCCAGCCGCTCCTCGGGGACCACGCCGGCGAGGAGCGCCCAGTAGCCGCCGACGGTTTTGAGCTCGGAGAGCGTTCCGTCGGGGAAGGCGTCGTGGTAGAAGGCGGTCTCCTCGTTCCAGAGCCGGTCGTTCGCCGCGCGGGTCAGCCGGTCCCGTTCGTCGCGCAGGTCTCCTACTGCTTCTTCGTGGCCCAGTACCCCGCCCATCTTCACCAGCAAGTCCGCGGAGAGCGTCTGTTGGAGGCAGGCGTCGATCCAGACGAGGTGGGCGTGGTGGAGGATGCGCTCCGGCCAGCCTCGTTCGTCTTCGATCTCCCTCTCGGGGAAGCGGGGCTGGTTGTCCATGCCCGATCCGAGGCCCGTCGTCCAGTACGTGCCGTCGGGCCAGGTGCGGTACCGCCTGAGCCAGCGGTGGTAGGCGACCAGGACGGGGAAAACGCTGGCGAGGCGTTCGCGGTCACCACTCGTCGCGTAATGTTCCCACTCCGTCCAGGGCATCACGTTCGGGCCCGTGCCCGCCGGGTCGAAGCGCTGGAAGCGGTCGCGGCCGTCCTCGACCCCGATCTCCCGGCAGATAAAGCCGTCGGGGTGCTGCTTCGCGTACAGGTTGTCCAGCGTGCGCTGGAAATCGAAGGCGCGGGAGCCGTAGCGGGCGAAGAGCAGGATAAACGCCGAGTCCCACATAAAGAGACAGTCGTTAAAGGCCGTGTCTATGAAGTTCGCGACGAAACCGCTACCGGGCGCGGGCCGGCGGAGGTTCCCGAAAGCCAGCTCCCACGCCTTCCAGTAGCAGGCTATCGAGCGGTCGTGGCCCTCCCAGAAAGGCGCGGGGAGGAGGTCCTTCGCGCCTTCGAACGTTGGCGGGGGAACGTCCTCCGGTTCCATCTCGCGGAAGACGTTCTCCCTGGCAAGCGGCTCCTCCAGGTGCGTGTCGTAGTAGCCGTCGGGGCCTCGCACCGGGAAGGTCGGGCTACTGCTTCATGCCGGTCGTGGCTATGCCTTCGATAATCTGGCGCTGGCCGATGATGTACACGATCAGGACCGGGATTATCGAGATCGCCGACCCGGCCATGAGCAGAGCGAAGTCCGTGGTGTACTGGCCCCGGAAGAAGTTGATGGCGAGCGGCACCGTGTAGTTCTCGACGCTGTTCAGGAAGATAAGCGGCCTGAAGAAGTTGTTCCACTGGAAGAGGAACGTGAAGATCCCGAACGCGGCGAGGGCTGGCCTTATCAGCGGCATGATTATCCGCCAGTAGATAGTCCAGCGGTTCGCCCCGTCCACGATCGCCGCCTCCTCGAGGTCTATCGGTAGGCCTTTTATGAACTGCCGCAGCAGGAAGACGCCGAAGGCGTTGAACAGGGCGTAGGGGATGATGAGCGAGAAGAGCGTGTCTATCAGGCCGAGGTTGCGCATGATTATGTAGAGCGGGATGATCGTCACCTGCTCTGGGACCATAAGCGTGGCCAGGAAGAGCATGAAGAGCGTCTTGCGGAAAGGGAACTCTATGCGGGCGAACGCGTAGGCGGCCATCGAGCACGTGAGCAGGTTCGCCAGCACCACGGTGACGGTCACGATGGCGCTGTTCATGTAGCCGGTGGAGAACGGCACGGAGTTCCAGGCGTTGACGTAGTTCTGGAACACGAACGGGTTGGGGATCCAGTTCGGCGGTATCTGGTAGAGCTGGCCGAGGTCCTTGACCGAGCCAAGGAGCATCCACGCGAAGGGCAGGATCATTATGATCGAGCCCAACGTCACGGCGAGGTACAGCAGCGCCGTCCCGACGAGGCGGGCGCCCCGCCCAGTCTCCACGGGGCCGGAGGCGCTCGCTGGCGGTGAGTTCCGCTCTTCTGCCAGGTTTTCCGGTGTCGTCACGCTTGCCACGGTCTACCTCCTCTCTCGTCTCGGACTCAGTCGTAGTGGACCCAGCGGCGTTGGATCCTGAATTGCAGAAGGGT carries:
- the melA gene encoding alpha-glucosidase/alpha-galactosidase — protein: MPKIALIGAGSSVFTRNLCSDILLAPALRGCKISLMDIDAGRLRRSRDLVQNIVDSRKLGATVEATTDRREALRGADYVVTTFQQGGLDAYALDIEIPQRYGVEQCVGDTLGPGGVFRSLRTIPVLLDLCDEMDELAPEALLLNYVNPMAANCWAVDVATGRPHVGLCHSVQGTSEMLAGWAGAPHEEVNYLCAGINHQAFFLDFRRGGEDLYPEIRSAIRREDVRGREPVRVELMEHFGFFVTESSGHASEYAPYFRKSARMVEEELVPRFRDEGDHWFDFGRTGGYLRHCLDVLEGSPDAQELTPTRRTHEYGSYIIEAMETDGPIKINGNVPNRGKIPALPNGCCVEVPCLVDANGVQPTTVDFYPTQLAALNRTNVNVQELVVEAALTGDEEAVHHAVMLDPLTAAVCTLPRIRTMVEEMLGAEERWLPQFRKVGAWRR
- a CDS encoding phytanoyl-CoA dioxygenase family protein, which gives rise to METRQRSEPEQARSFHENGYLVSRGLFAPEEVRGLLDDFMRMHAGGPIPGCFEPASPEEADGDVLKLYPRMMHPHRVNETALRYLLDDRIGEVLTGLFGEEPLAAQSMMYFKPAGAKGQALHQDNFYLKVEPGTCIAAWVALDRADEENGCLEVVPGTHDIDLFCPEEADTGVSFTRDFVPVPEGLEAVPVVMEPGDVLFFNGQLVHGSQPNRTEDRFRRSFICHYVGRSSERISKWYRPILTMGGEEVKLGESVGGGPCGTEDAGVH
- a CDS encoding helix-turn-helix domain-containing protein, giving the protein MNSDTEPAPGPYPPPGVLVAGHFREEFGYRVRRPGGSGNWLLTYTLGGRGLFRQPGASLSAGPGDVVLLEPGAAQDYSVPEGNHWEFVWAHFQPRMGWSEWLRLPAAGEGLYLSRLEDPRSRGRVRGAFFGLLADALPGRGLQEELALNGLEEVLLVAVREADSAGERGMDGRVRRVLALISADPASRHDVPSLARAVALSPSRLAHLFKEETGGSVMGTVLALRLRQAARLLEHTAGSVKDVSEQTGFESPYYFSRRFRQHYGVSPRQYRQQRV
- a CDS encoding MGH1-like glycoside hydrolase domain-containing protein, coding for MRGPDGYYDTHLEEPLARENVFREMEPEDVPPPTFEGAKDLLPAPFWEGHDRSIACYWKAWELAFGNLRRPAPGSGFVANFIDTAFNDCLFMWDSAFILLFARYGSRAFDFQRTLDNLYAKQHPDGFICREIGVEDGRDRFQRFDPAGTGPNVMPWTEWEHYATSGDRERLASVFPVLVAYHRWLRRYRTWPDGTYWTTGLGSGMDNQPRFPEREIEDERGWPERILHHAHLVWIDACLQQTLSADLLVKMGGVLGHEEAVGDLRDERDRLTRAANDRLWNEETAFYHDAFPDGTLSELKTVGGYWALLAGVVPEERLERFVAHLERKDEFRRAHRVPSISADHPEYRPDGGYWLGGVWPPTNYMVLRGLERVGCHALTHDIASNHLDNVVRVFGETGTVWENYAPEDAAPGEPARPDFVGWSGLAPVAGLLEYVFGLRADVPNSRLIWDVRLLERHGVRRYPFGPQASLNLSCAPRTSTAEEPRIEADSSIPLEITVRWQNEKKTLKLGAAPGNPEPPA
- a CDS encoding carbohydrate ABC transporter permease produces the protein METGRGARLVGTALLYLAVTLGSIIMILPFAWMLLGSVKDLGQLYQIPPNWIPNPFVFQNYVNAWNSVPFSTGYMNSAIVTVTVVLANLLTCSMAAYAFARIEFPFRKTLFMLFLATLMVPEQVTIIPLYIIMRNLGLIDTLFSLIIPYALFNAFGVFLLRQFIKGLPIDLEEAAIVDGANRWTIYWRIIMPLIRPALAAFGIFTFLFQWNNFFRPLIFLNSVENYTVPLAINFFRGQYTTDFALLMAGSAISIIPVLIVYIIGQRQIIEGIATTGMKQ